The Stenotrophomonas maltophilia genome segment CCAGCCCGGACAAGCCTTCCTGCAGCGACCACATCACCAGGCCATGCCAGGGGACGCCGGCCCCGGCGCGGATCACTGCGTGGTCAGCGCGGTGTTCCAGGAAACTGATGTCACGGTTGCCGAACACCAGCACGGTGCCCGGCAGGTCTTCGGCGATCAGTACGTTGCTGCCGGCACCCAGTACCAACAGGGGACCGCTGGCCACTTCGGGCAATGCCAGCACTTCCGGCAGCAGTGCGGCATCGTGCAGTTCCAGCAGCTGCGCGGCGCTGGCCTGCACGTGGAAGGTGTTCAGCGCCTGCAGTGGCGCATTGCGGGTGAGCGTCCAGCGCAGCGGGGCGTTGCCGTCGACGGTATCCATGGGCGCGCTCACAGTGGGGCCACCGCGCCGCGGCTCGGCGCTTCGCGGCGGCGACGGATCGCCTCCACGCATTCGGAGACCAACGCCGGGCCACGGAAGATCAAGCCGCTGTAGCACTGCACCAGCGCCGCGCCCGCGGCCATCTTGGCCACCGCATCGGCACCGGACAGGATGCCTCCGACACCCACCAGCGGTACCGATTCGGGCAGGCGCGAGCGCAGGCGGCGCAGCACCAGGGTGGACTGCTCCAGCACCGGCGCACCGGACAGGCCGCCGGCCTCGTTGGCCAGCGGATCGCCGGCCACCTTGCTGTGGTCGATGGTGGTGTTGGTGGCGATCACGCCGTCCACCTGCAGTTCGCCCAGCACGCGCGCGGCGGCATCGATGTCGCGGTCACTCAGGTCCGGTGCAACCTTGACCAGCATCGGCACACGGCGGCCGTGGCGCGCCGCGAGATCTTCCTGGCGGTCGCGCAACTGGCTGACCAGCTGGCGCAGCGCGGTCTCTTCCTGCAATTCACGCAGGCCGGCGGTGTTGGGCGAGGAGATGTTGACGGTGATGTAGTCCGCCAGCGGATACACCTTGTCCAGGCAGGCGATGTAATCGTCCACCGCCTGTTCGTTCGGGGTGTCCTTGTTCTTGCCGATGTTGATGCCGAGCAGGCCGCGGCGGTTGCGCGCGCGCTCGACATTGCGCACCAGCGCGTCCACGCCCGCATTGTTGAAGCCCATGCGGTTGATGATCGCGTTGTGTTCCGGCAGGCGGAACAGGCGCGGCTGCGGGTTGCCGGCCTGCGGGCGAGGGGTGATGGTGCCGATCTCGACGAAGCCGAAGCCGAGCGCGAACAGCGCATCGATGTGCTCGCCATTCTTGTCCAGGCCGGCGGCCAGGCCGACCGGATTGGGGAAGGTCTGCCCGAACACCGTGCTGGGCATCGGCGCGATGCGTGCGGCCAGCAGCGGCGTGGTGCCGGTGCGGTAGGCCAGGTCCAGTGCGGACAGGCCGAGGCCGTGGGCGCGCTCGGCGTCGAGCGAGAACAGGAAGGGGCGGGCAAGCGAATACATGCGTCGGTTCAGTCCAGCGTGCCGAGGAAGGCTCGGGTTCGATATTCAAAAGCGACCTGGCCGTCGACCGCGTGGGCGGCGAACAGGTCCTGCAGAGCGTCGATCATCGGCGCGTGGCGAGGATGACCGGATTGGGGTGCGTAGGAGGAGGACAGCAGGCGCCCGCGCAGGGCGTCGAAGTCCAGATGCTGTACGTTCGGCAACTCCACCATGCCGCGCAGGCCGCGGCCGAACCAGGCCTGCATGGTGGCATCGTCCTGGTAGCGCTCGGCCACCGCGGTGTAATCGGTGCCGTAGTCCAGCAGCAGCTGTTCATAGCCGATCAGGAATGGACTAGCATCGAGCAGGCGCGAATTCCAGTAGATCAGTGCCAGGCCACCGGGGCAGAGGATGCGCTGCCACTCGGCGCGCACTGCCACGGTGTCGAACCAGTGGAACGCCTGCGCGACGCTGACCAGATCGATGCTGGCATCGTCCAGGCCGGTGGCCTCGGCGCGGCCATCGACGGCGGAAAAGCCCGGATACTGCGGCGCCAGCCACTCTTCGGCGGCGGCGCGCATGGCGGCGTTCGGCTCGACCGCCACCAGCGGATGACCGCTGGCCAGAAACTGACGGCTGGAAATGCCGGTGCCAGCACCGATGTCGGCGACACGGGCCTGGTGACTGACATCCATCGGGCCGTGCAGCCATTCCAGCAGCGCGGGCGGGTAATCGGGCCGGTAGCGGACGTAGTCGGCGACGCGGCTGCTGAAGCGTTCAGTGCTGTCGGAGGCGGTCATGGCGTCAGTTCGACACCGCCGCCAGCCACGCCAGGCCACCGAAGAACAGGATGAAGACCAGGATGGCGGCAAGTACGGCGCCGACCATCACCCAGCCCAGCACCAGGCCGGTGACGGCCAGGCCATCGCCTTCCAGTTCATGCGGGCGGCGGCGGATCTCGGCGCGGGCCATGTGGCCGGTGATGATGGCCACGATGCTGGCCACGAAGGGCAGGACGGTCCAGCTGGCGATGCCCATGACCAGGCTGACCACGGCCAGGGCGCTTGTCTGTCGGGGTGCCACGCTCATCGGGGTCCTCCTGGGCAGTGTGCACA includes the following:
- a CDS encoding quinone-dependent dihydroorotate dehydrogenase; the encoded protein is MYSLARPFLFSLDAERAHGLGLSALDLAYRTGTTPLLAARIAPMPSTVFGQTFPNPVGLAAGLDKNGEHIDALFALGFGFVEIGTITPRPQAGNPQPRLFRLPEHNAIINRMGFNNAGVDALVRNVERARNRRGLLGINIGKNKDTPNEQAVDDYIACLDKVYPLADYITVNISSPNTAGLRELQEETALRQLVSQLRDRQEDLAARHGRRVPMLVKVAPDLSDRDIDAAARVLGELQVDGVIATNTTIDHSKVAGDPLANEAGGLSGAPVLEQSTLVLRRLRSRLPESVPLVGVGGILSGADAVAKMAAGAALVQCYSGLIFRGPALVSECVEAIRRRREAPSRGAVAPL
- a CDS encoding class I SAM-dependent methyltransferase; this encodes MTASDSTERFSSRVADYVRYRPDYPPALLEWLHGPMDVSHQARVADIGAGTGISSRQFLASGHPLVAVEPNAAMRAAAEEWLAPQYPGFSAVDGRAEATGLDDASIDLVSVAQAFHWFDTVAVRAEWQRILCPGGLALIYWNSRLLDASPFLIGYEQLLLDYGTDYTAVAERYQDDATMQAWFGRGLRGMVELPNVQHLDFDALRGRLLSSSYAPQSGHPRHAPMIDALQDLFAAHAVDGQVAFEYRTRAFLGTLD
- a CDS encoding DUF4190 domain-containing protein: MSVAPRQTSALAVVSLVMGIASWTVLPFVASIVAIITGHMARAEIRRRPHELEGDGLAVTGLVLGWVMVGAVLAAILVFILFFGGLAWLAAVSN